One stretch of Halobaculum marinum DNA includes these proteins:
- a CDS encoding inorganic phosphate transporter, giving the protein MVEALLLVGLLVAVFVGFNIGGSSTGVSFGPAVGSGTLSKTAAAALMSLFALAGGWTVGREVINTMGGEIVPAAQFTLTASVAVLFFVGLALLVSNTFGVPASTSMTAVGAIAGLGAATGTLDSEVMLRIVGWWLVAPVVAFWICAVIGRYLYPYLDAAFAIDRSPGAVVELDGLRPRITDGTTPKELVGTLLVLVIACYMAFSAGASNAANAVAPLVGNGSVTASQGVLLAGGAIALGAFTIARRTLDTVGNDLTDLPLLAALIVEVVSASMITFLSAIGIPASLAVSATMSIVGLGWGRATRTTTIGDAVGGAIGAGADGGERERPEVSVNALTAERSSPDEVPRVGEEEEDDLLAEDLFDPGTTGRVVFFWILTPSLSFAASYALFAFAPL; this is encoded by the coding sequence GTGGTCGAGGCACTCCTGCTGGTCGGACTGTTGGTCGCGGTGTTCGTCGGGTTCAACATCGGCGGCTCGTCGACCGGCGTCTCGTTCGGGCCGGCGGTGGGGAGCGGCACGCTCTCGAAGACCGCGGCGGCGGCGCTCATGTCGCTGTTCGCGCTCGCGGGCGGGTGGACGGTCGGCCGGGAGGTCATCAACACGATGGGCGGGGAGATCGTCCCCGCCGCGCAGTTCACGCTGACCGCCAGCGTCGCCGTCCTCTTCTTCGTGGGGCTGGCGCTGCTCGTCTCCAACACCTTCGGCGTCCCTGCCTCCACGTCCATGACCGCCGTCGGCGCCATCGCGGGTCTCGGGGCGGCGACGGGGACGCTCGACTCGGAGGTGATGCTCCGCATCGTCGGCTGGTGGCTCGTCGCGCCCGTCGTCGCGTTCTGGATCTGTGCGGTCATCGGTCGCTACCTCTACCCGTATCTCGACGCCGCCTTCGCCATCGACCGCTCACCCGGTGCCGTCGTCGAACTCGACGGCCTCCGCCCTCGGATCACCGACGGGACGACCCCCAAGGAACTGGTCGGCACGCTTCTCGTGCTCGTGATCGCCTGCTACATGGCGTTCTCGGCGGGCGCGTCCAACGCCGCCAACGCGGTCGCGCCGCTGGTCGGCAACGGCTCGGTGACCGCGAGTCAGGGCGTGTTGCTCGCTGGCGGCGCCATCGCGCTCGGGGCGTTCACCATCGCCCGACGGACGCTCGACACCGTCGGCAACGACCTCACGGACCTGCCGCTGCTGGCGGCGCTGATCGTCGAGGTGGTGTCCGCGAGCATGATCACGTTCCTCTCTGCGATCGGGATTCCCGCCTCGCTAGCGGTGTCGGCGACGATGTCAATCGTCGGCCTCGGGTGGGGGCGCGCCACCCGGACGACGACCATCGGCGACGCCGTCGGCGGCGCCATCGGCGCCGGAGCAGACGGGGGCGAGCGCGAGCGGCCGGAGGTGTCGGTGAACGCGCTCACCGCCGAGCGCTCCTCGCCCGACGAGGTGCCCCGCGTCGGCGAGGAGGAGGAAGACGACCTCCTCGCGGAGGACCTGTTCGACCCCGGGACGACTGGCCGCGTCGTCTTCTTCTGGATCCTCACGCCGTCGCTGTCGTTCGCCGCTTCCTACGCGCTGTTCGCGTTCGCACCGCTGTAG
- the htpX gene encoding zinc metalloprotease HtpX, whose product MEWKTDWGLRGRMVLTGFLLFALYIVFGAVVLRLGYGGMLIFMVPFLFAQFFFSDRLALYSMGAKEVSEQEYPDLHRTITRLSQQADLPKPKVAVADSRVPNAFATGRSQKKSAVCVTTGLLRTLDDEELEGVLAHELAHIKNRDVMVMTIASFLSTLAFIIVRWGWLFGGGGDSRGGNQAPVLVAILVSLVVWVVSFLLIRMLSRYREFAADRGGAAISGKPGALASALITIDSGMDRVPKEDLRDTAEMNAFFVIPIKSGFVGKLFSTHPSTEKRVERLRALERELESA is encoded by the coding sequence ATGGAATGGAAGACGGACTGGGGACTCCGCGGTCGCATGGTGCTGACCGGGTTCCTCCTGTTCGCCCTCTACATCGTGTTCGGCGCCGTCGTCCTCCGGTTGGGCTACGGTGGGATGCTCATCTTCATGGTGCCGTTCCTGTTCGCGCAGTTCTTCTTCAGCGACAGGCTCGCCCTCTACTCGATGGGCGCCAAGGAGGTGTCCGAACAGGAGTACCCCGACCTGCACCGCACGATCACCCGGCTGTCTCAACAGGCCGACCTGCCGAAGCCGAAGGTCGCCGTCGCTGACTCGCGGGTCCCGAACGCGTTCGCGACCGGGCGCTCGCAGAAGAAGTCCGCCGTCTGCGTGACGACCGGCCTCCTGCGCACCCTCGACGACGAGGAGTTGGAGGGCGTGCTCGCCCACGAGCTCGCGCACATCAAGAACCGCGACGTGATGGTGATGACCATCGCGTCGTTCCTGTCGACGCTGGCGTTCATCATCGTGCGCTGGGGCTGGCTGTTCGGCGGCGGCGGCGACAGCCGCGGCGGCAACCAGGCACCCGTGCTCGTCGCCATCCTCGTGTCGCTGGTCGTGTGGGTGGTCTCGTTCCTGCTCATCCGCATGCTGTCGCGCTACCGCGAGTTCGCGGCCGACCGCGGCGGTGCGGCCATCTCCGGCAAACCCGGCGCGCTCGCGTCGGCACTGATCACCATCGACAGCGGCATGGACCGCGTCCCGAAAGAGGACCTGCGCGACACCGCCGAGATGAACGCGTTCTTCGTCATCCCGATCAAGTCCGGCTTCGTCGGGAAGCTGTTCTCCACCCACCCGAGCACGGAGAAGCGCGTCGAGCGCCTCCGCGCGCTGGAGCGCGAACTCGAGTCGGCCTGA